In Nocardioides luti, the DNA window CGGCCAAGGGTGGGACCAAGCTCGCCTTCGGCGACTTCGGTCTCCAGGCCATGGGCCCGGCGTACGTCACGAACCGCCAGATCGAGTCGGCGCGTATCGCGATGACCCGCCACATGAAGCGCGGCGGAAAGGTGTGGATCAACATCTACCCGGACCGCCCGCTGACGAAGAAGCCGGCCGAGACCCGCATGGGTTCCGGTAAGGGCTCGCCCGAGTGGTGGGTCGCCAACGTCAAGCCCGGCCGTGTCATGTTCGAACTCTCCGGTGTGGACGAGGCGACCGCTCGTGAGGCCATGCGCCTCGCGATGCACAAGCTGCCCCTGAAGTGCCGGTTCATCTCGCGAGAGGCGGGTGAATTCTGATGGTTACCACCGCTCACGAGCTCGACGAGATGACGAACGTCGACATCGAGGCCAAGCTGCGCGAGGCCAAGGAGGAGCTGTTCAACCTCCGTTTCCAGGCGGCCACCGGCCAGCTGGAGAGCCACGGCCGGCTGCGCACGGTCAAGAAGGACATCGCCCGGATCTATACCGTGGTGCGCGAGCGCGAGCTCGGCATCCGGACCGCCCCGGGCTCCAGCAACAACGAGGATGGTGCCGCATGAGCGAGCAGACCGCGACGTCGACCGAGCGCAACGCTCGCAAGGTCCGTGAGGGCCTGGTCGTCAGCGACAAGATGGACAAGACCGTGGTCGTGTCCGTCGAGGACCGCGTGAAGCACGCGCTCTACGGCAAGGTCCTCCGCCGCACGAGCAAGCTGAAGGCTCACGACGAGGCGAACGCCTGTGGCATCGGCGACCGGGTCCTGATCATGGAGACCCGGCCGCTGTCCGCCACCAAGCGCTGGCGCATCGTCGAGATCCTCGAGAAGGCCAAGTAACACACCCATCGAGTTCGGCAAGGCTCGGGCTCCGTGAGGGCACGAGAACCAGCACGACAACCAGGAGAAACTGATGATCCAGCAGGAGTCGCGACTCAAGGTCGCCGACAACACCGGTGCGAAGGAAATCCTCTGCATCCGTGTTCTCGGCGGTTCGGGTCGGCGCTACGCCGGTATCGGCGACACGATCGTCGCCACCGTCAAGGACGCGATCCCCGGCGGCAACGTGAAGAAGGGTGACGTCGTCAAGGCCGTCATCGTGCGCACCGTCAAGGAGCGCCGCCGTGCCGACGGTTCGTACATCCGCTTCGACGAGAACGCCGCCGTGATCCTCAAGAACGACGGCGAGCCGCGAGGCACCCGCATTTTCGGCCCCGTGGGCCGCGAGCTGCGCGAGAAGAAGTTCATGAAGATCATCTCGCTCGCGCCGGAGGTGCTCTGA includes these proteins:
- the rplN gene encoding 50S ribosomal protein L14, encoding MIQQESRLKVADNTGAKEILCIRVLGGSGRRYAGIGDTIVATVKDAIPGGNVKKGDVVKAVIVRTVKERRRADGSYIRFDENAAVILKNDGEPRGTRIFGPVGRELREKKFMKIISLAPEVL
- the rpmC gene encoding 50S ribosomal protein L29 codes for the protein MVTTAHELDEMTNVDIEAKLREAKEELFNLRFQAATGQLESHGRLRTVKKDIARIYTVVRERELGIRTAPGSSNNEDGAA
- the rpsQ gene encoding 30S ribosomal protein S17, with product MSEQTATSTERNARKVREGLVVSDKMDKTVVVSVEDRVKHALYGKVLRRTSKLKAHDEANACGIGDRVLIMETRPLSATKRWRIVEILEKAK
- the rplP gene encoding 50S ribosomal protein L16, whose protein sequence is MLMPRRVKHRKQHHPKRTGAAKGGTKLAFGDFGLQAMGPAYVTNRQIESARIAMTRHMKRGGKVWINIYPDRPLTKKPAETRMGSGKGSPEWWVANVKPGRVMFELSGVDEATAREAMRLAMHKLPLKCRFISREAGEF